From Tamandua tetradactyla isolate mTamTet1 chromosome 26, mTamTet1.pri, whole genome shotgun sequence, a single genomic window includes:
- the LOC143669642 gene encoding LOW QUALITY PROTEIN: uncharacterized protein LOC143669642 (The sequence of the model RefSeq protein was modified relative to this genomic sequence to represent the inferred CDS: inserted 2 bases in 1 codon; deleted 2 bases in 2 codons): MQPQDLMTFKDVTVDFTQEEWALLDTFQRKLFRDVMLETISHLIAVGCQVCKSDVLSQLPQVQEVWREEIVFLQNQNPGKKNXTCKKEEIVFMQLSCRKDNSNTMSLKMSHNQNNSFAPTYMQEVSTLRSTGTQHALIPMRKKSYLSKPLGNVLSDQSSLNQQRHSQTRSKSYEYRQSSKAFLKTSGHRQYSGTRTANRPYECLLCGKTFIRFFDVRQHERIHSREKPCECNLCGKAFSQYSYLRRHQKIHNGEKPHECHLCGKTFSQYGNLKRHERTHNGEKPHECCLCGKTFSQSFNLRQHERTHTGEKPYECHTCGKAFIHCSTFRKHERTHTGEKPHGCHLCGKTFSQHSSLIRHERTHNGEKPHQCDTCGKAFSQYSNLRRHERTHTGEKPHECHLCQKAFSSYSNLRQHETTHTGMKPHECHLCGKAFYRYFNLRQHERTHTGEKPYECHTCGKGFIHSSSLRTHERTNTGEKPHDCHLFRLTFSALLQLREHERKHTGEKPYGCHTCGKAFIHFSTFRNYERSHTGEKTHGCHLCGKAFIHCSALRQHKGMHNRQNHKNVVYIRKP; the protein is encoded by the exons ATGCAACCACAGGATTTAATGACCTTCAAAGATGTAACTGTAGACTTTACCCAAGAAGAATGGGCATTGCTAGACACATTCCAGAGAAAACTGTTtcgagatgtgatgctggagactATTAGTCATCTGATCGCAGTGGGATGTCAGGTCTGCAAATCAGATGTGCTTTCCCAGTTACCACAAGTACAGGAAGTGTGGAGAGAAGAAATAGTATTTCTCCAAAACCAGAATCCAGGCAAGAAAAA TACctgtaaaaaggaagaaatagtgtTTATGCAACTTTCTTGCAGGAAAGACAATTCTAACACCATGTCATTGAAAATGTCTCACAATCAAAATAATTCTTTTGCACCTACTTATATGCAAGAAGTTTCCACTCTCAGATCCACAGGGACTCAACATGCATTAATTCCCATGAGAAAGAAATCATATTTAAGCAAACCACTTGGAAATGTCCTCAGTGACCAGTCATCTCTTAATCAACAAAGGCACAGTCAAACTAGAAGTAAATCTTATGAATACCGTCAGAGTTCTAAAGCCTTTCTTAAGACGTCTGGCCACAGACAGTACAGTGGAACTCGAACTGCCAACAGACCATATGAATGTCTTCTATGTGGGAAaacttttattagattttttgATGTTAGACAACATGAGAGGATCCATagtagagagaaaccctgtgaatgtaatttatgtgggaaagcctttagtcAGTATTCTTATCTTAGACGACATCAGAAAATACACAATGGAGAGAAACCtcatgaatgccatctatgtgggaaaacctttagtCAGTATGGTAATCTCAAACGACATGAGAGAACACACAATGGAGAGAAGCCCCATGAATGTTGTctgtgtgggaaaaccttcagccAATCTTTTaatcttagacaacatgagagaacacacactggagagaagccctatgaatgccatacttgtgggaaagctttcattcattGTTCTACCTTCAggaaacatgagagaactcacactggagagaaaccccatggttgtcatctatgtggaaaaaCCTTCAGTCAACATTCTAGTCTCATACGACATGAGAGAACACACAATGGAGAGAAACCCCATCAATGTGatacatgtgggaaagccttcagtcaatatTCTAATCTTAGacgacatgagagaactcacactggagagaaaccacatGAATGCCATCTGTGTCAGAAAGCTTTCAGTTCATATTCCAATCTTAGACAACATGAAACAACACACACTGGAATGAAACCccatgaatgccatctatgtggaaaagccttctaTCGGTATTTTaatcttagacaacatgagagaacacatacaggagagaaaccctatgaatgccatacatgtgggaaaggtttcattcattcttcttccCTCAGAACACATGAAAGAACT aacactggagagaagccccaTGATTGTCATCTGTTTAGGTTAACCTTTAGT GCTCTTCTACAACTTAGAGAACATGAGAGGaaacacactggagagaaaccctatggatgccatacatgtgggaaagccttcattcatttttctacttTCAGAAACTATGAGAGAAGTCATACTGGAGAGAAAACCCATGGATgtcatctgtgtgggaaagctttcattcacTGTTCTGCCCTCAGGCAACATAAGGGAATGCACAATCGACAGAACCATAAGAATGTCGTCTATATTAGAAAACCTTGA